The sequence CTTGGAATACCCGCGACGATAGAAGCTGAGGCTCAATCGGATCTGCCGCCTCCAGATATCTTTATAGGTGAGAAGGTCTGTAGCGAGGATTTGAGCTGCGCTACCGAGGCTTCACACCTCCGAAGGCTTATTAGACCCGCCAAGAGATCCGATATCTGTTGCCAACCTCAATTCTCTGAATATTTCTTCTAAAGCGAGATCACATGGGAGCGTTTCGAGGCACCTAATGAGACCTGATTACAGCGCCCCTCATATTTCCGATGGAGCGTAGACCCCGTGCCCGTTGAGACTGATCCCTCATCGGTTCATAGATCCCTATCAGCTTGAGGAGTATGGGTATAACTGTGGCCCCCTCAACACCGCATTGATTATGGCAAGCCGGATATCCGGCTCGATAACTAAGAGTTCCGCGAGCCCCTTTCTAGCCGAAGCATCTTCGCGCGCGAACTATGACTAGGTGCCCTGAGCTGCTCACCGGTAACCATTCAGTCAGTCCTTGCAGGGCACCGAGCAGCGCGGCCCACACTAGATCCAGACGGATCCTCATCCGTCTGGGGATCCAACTTTAAAATCCCCGCCCATGCTTGGGCGCCCGGTTAGCCTAGCCACTCCCCCCACCTACTCACAATGTGTTCCTTTGATTGAAGGAAACATCATGTGTTAAAAGTTTTTTAGGAAGAAAAGGTCAATTTGTCTCGATGATGAGGGGAATTTTCTCATATTTCCTACTTTCCTTGACGTTAGTGGCGCTGATATCACCCATTCACGCTAACGCTGGATCAAGCACCTTCAAGATCACGGGAAGGGTGATCAGCGCTGCCGTGTCTTCCTCCGGATATCTGGCCTACACCGACTTCCTAGGATACGCTCACCTGCTATCACCAGATGGGAGAGAACTCTGGAGGGTCAAAGTGACCAACGCGACGAAGTGCTCCTATCTTGATATCTCCGAGGACGGTAAGGTTGCTGTGCTCTCGGAGGA comes from Thermoproteota archaeon and encodes:
- a CDS encoding undecaprenyl-diphosphate phosphatase, whose translation is MRIRLDLVWAALLGALQGLTEWLPVSSSGHLVIVRARRCFG